The following proteins come from a genomic window of Meles meles chromosome 1, mMelMel3.1 paternal haplotype, whole genome shotgun sequence:
- the TMEM74 gene encoding transmembrane protein 74, translating into MELHCLDKRSGQAVLCDAVDWHSGGLPGDQADAAAARAALCCQRHCMSTPRAAETEGSKLSPAPACPSSSLQDSVIQTDSLPLGPLNSGNNQGTAGRKVCNCCSQELETSFTCVDENVNLEQRNPCSPLAKGSHHLGDLGWGNPNEWSHEAAISLISEDEDDISSEATSSGKSVDYGFISAILFLVTGILLVIISYIVPREVTVDPNTVAAREMERLERESARLGAHLDRCVIAGLCLLTLGGVVLSCLLMMSMWKGELYRRNRFASSKESAKLYGSFNFRMKTCTHENTLELSLVEEDALDG; encoded by the coding sequence ATGGAGCTCCACTGCCTCGACAAGAGGAGCGGCCAGGCAGTCCTGTGCGATGCTGTGGACTGGCAttcaggagggcttcctggtgACCAGGCAGATGCAGCCGCCGCCAGAGCTGCTCTCTGCTGCCAGAGACACTGTATGTCAACACCAAGAGCAGCTGAGACGGAAGGGTCTAAACTTAGCCCCGCTCCAGcatgcccctcctcctctctgcaagACAGTGTTATTCAGACGGACTCCTTGCCACTGGGGCCTCTCAACTCAGGGAATAACCAAGGAACAGCAGGACGGAAAGTCTGCAACTGCTGCAGCCAGGAATTAGAAACTTCTTTCACCTGTGTGGATGAGAATGTCAACCTAGAGCAAAGGAACCCGTGCTCCCCTTTGGCAAAAGGGAGCCATCACCTGGGAGACCTTGGCTGGGGAAATCCGAATGAGTGGTCTCATGAGGCTGCCATATCCTTGATATCTGAGGATGAAGATGATATAAGTTCGGAAGCCACGTCTTCAGGGAAGTCCGTAGACTATGGTTTCATCAGTGCCATCTTGTTCTTGGTCACTGGCATCTTGCTGGTGATCATCTCTTACATTGTCCCGCGGGAAGTGACGGTGGATCCCAACACTGTGGCAGCCCGGGAGATGGAACGTTTGGAGAGGGAGAGTGCGAGGCTGGGGGCGCACCTGGACCGCTGTGTGattgcaggactctgcctgctcaCCCTTGGGGGGGTCGTTTTATCCTGTTTGCTGATGATGTCCATGTGGAAAGGGGAGCTATATCGTCGCAACAGGTTTGCCTCTTCCAAAGAGTCTGCAAAACTCTACGGTTCTTTCAACTTCAGGATGAAAACCTGCACTCATGAAAACACCCTGGAACTGTCCTTGGTAGAGGAAGATGCCCTTGATGGATAG